A section of the Cygnus olor isolate bCygOlo1 chromosome 14, bCygOlo1.pri.v2, whole genome shotgun sequence genome encodes:
- the GNPDA1 gene encoding glucosamine-6-phosphate isomerase 1 isoform X2 yields MKLIIQETYAQASEWAAKYIRNRIVHFAPGPGRFFTLGLPTGSTPLGCYQKLVEYHKNGDLSFKYVKTFNMDEYVGLPRDHPESYHSFMWNNFFKHIDILAENVHILDGNAADLQAECDAFEDKIKAAGGIELFVGGIGPDGHIAFNEPGSSLVSRTRVKTLAMDTILANARFFDGDLSKVPTMALTVGVGTVMDAREVMILITGAHKAFALYKAIEEGVNHMWTVSAFQQHPKTVFVCDEDATLELKVKTVKYFKGLMLVHNKLVEPLYSMKETEAERSQSKKPYSD; encoded by the exons ATGAAGCTGATCATCCAGGAGACGTACGCCCAGGCCAGCGAGTGGGCGGCCAAGTACATCCGCAACCGCATCGTCCACTtcgcgcccggccccggccgcttCTTCAcgctggggctgcccacag GCAGCACGCCGCTGGGATGCTACCAGAAGCTGGTGGAGTACCACAAGAACGGGGACCTGTCCTTCAAGTACGTGAAGACCTTCAACATGGACGAGTACGTGG GTCTCCCAAGGGATCATCCGGAAAGTTACCACTCCTTCATGTGGAATAACTTCTTTAAGCATATTGACATCTTGGCCGAAAACGTTCACATTTTGGATGGAAATGCGGCTGATCTACAGGCAGAGTGTGACGCATTTGAAGATAAAAtcaaagcagctggaggaaTTGAACTCTTCGTTGGAG GTATTGGCCCAGACGGTCACATCGCCTTCAATGAGCCCGGATCAAGTTTGGTGTCCAGGACACGAGTGAAGACGTTGGCTATGGACACTATATTGGCTAATGCCAGGTTTTTTGATGGTGACCTCTCTAAAGTCCCCACGATGGCGTTGACAGTCGGAGTAGGCACAGTCATGGACGCCAGAGAG GTGATGATTCTCATCACAGGAGCCCACAAAGCCTTTGCTTTGTACAAGGCCATCGAGGAAGGTGTCAACCACATGTGGACAGtatctgctttccagcagcaccccaaaaccGTGTTTGTGTGCGATGAAGATGCCACACTGGAACTCAAAGTTAAGACGGTGAAATACTTCAAAG GTTTAATGCTGGTTCATAACAAGCTTGTGGAACCCTTATACAGCATGAAggagacagaagcagaaagaagccAGTCTAAGAAGCCTTACAGCGATTAA
- the GNPDA1 gene encoding glucosamine-6-phosphate isomerase 1 isoform X1 yields MKLIIQETYAQASEWAAKYIRNRIVHFAPGPGRFFTLGLPTGSTPLGCYQKLVEYHKNGDLSFKYVKTFNMDEYVGLPRDHPESYHSFMWNNFFKHIDILAENVHILDGNAADLQAECDAFEDKIKAAGGIELFVGGIGPDGHIAFNEPGSSLVSRTRVKTLAMDTILANARFFDGDLSKVPTMALTVGVGTVMDAREVRKEAVTSDNSSRVMILITGAHKAFALYKAIEEGVNHMWTVSAFQQHPKTVFVCDEDATLELKVKTVKYFKGLMLVHNKLVEPLYSMKETEAERSQSKKPYSD; encoded by the exons ATGAAGCTGATCATCCAGGAGACGTACGCCCAGGCCAGCGAGTGGGCGGCCAAGTACATCCGCAACCGCATCGTCCACTtcgcgcccggccccggccgcttCTTCAcgctggggctgcccacag GCAGCACGCCGCTGGGATGCTACCAGAAGCTGGTGGAGTACCACAAGAACGGGGACCTGTCCTTCAAGTACGTGAAGACCTTCAACATGGACGAGTACGTGG GTCTCCCAAGGGATCATCCGGAAAGTTACCACTCCTTCATGTGGAATAACTTCTTTAAGCATATTGACATCTTGGCCGAAAACGTTCACATTTTGGATGGAAATGCGGCTGATCTACAGGCAGAGTGTGACGCATTTGAAGATAAAAtcaaagcagctggaggaaTTGAACTCTTCGTTGGAG GTATTGGCCCAGACGGTCACATCGCCTTCAATGAGCCCGGATCAAGTTTGGTGTCCAGGACACGAGTGAAGACGTTGGCTATGGACACTATATTGGCTAATGCCAGGTTTTTTGATGGTGACCTCTCTAAAGTCCCCACGATGGCGTTGACAGTCGGAGTAGGCACAGTCATGGACGCCAGAGAGGTTAGGAAAGAAGCAGTGACTTCAGACAACAGCTCGAGG GTGATGATTCTCATCACAGGAGCCCACAAAGCCTTTGCTTTGTACAAGGCCATCGAGGAAGGTGTCAACCACATGTGGACAGtatctgctttccagcagcaccccaaaaccGTGTTTGTGTGCGATGAAGATGCCACACTGGAACTCAAAGTTAAGACGGTGAAATACTTCAAAG GTTTAATGCTGGTTCATAACAAGCTTGTGGAACCCTTATACAGCATGAAggagacagaagcagaaagaagccAGTCTAAGAAGCCTTACAGCGATTAA